The Salinivibrio kushneri genomic interval GAGCCTGAGCGACTGCGCCTGGCTTGGCCACCCGCACTCTAATCCAGCTGACGCCAAACTGGGTTTGAATTAATTGAGCAACCTCTTCCGCCACGCGTTCGATCAACGCACAGCGGCTGGCCTGTACATGGGCGATAACCGCCTCACTGATACTGGCATAATCAAGCGCTAGCGCCACGTCATCCTGCTGGGCGGCGGGTTGATTATCGTGCGCCATTTCAATATCGAACACCAACTTTTGCTGGATGGTTTGTTCCCAATCGTAGACACCGATAGTGGTGTACACGTCGAGTTGCTCTATGAATACGGAATCCATGTTTTTTCACACTCCGTGACAGGTCGGATACCACTGTGGTAAGAAAGTTCGTATTATTGGATGTGTTCATTGACAGATGGATACGCAATGCGTTCCGATCCATGATAGGTTTATCGATGAACGTCGGCGCACTATAGCAACGAATGCGGCACAAACTCTAGGGATTTCACATGACTGCACTGGCCATTGCCATCATCATCGCTGCCTACTTACTTGGCTCTGTGTCCAGTGCCGTGTTGGTTTGTCGCGCGTTTGGCTTGCCAGACCCAAGAGATCAAGGGTCGAAAAACCCAGGGGCGACGAACGTTTATCGTCTCGGTGGGCGCTTTGCTGCGGCCTGGGTGCTGCTGTGTGATATGCTAAAAGGGATGATCCCCGTTTGGCTAAGCTACCTGATTGGCATTAATCCATTTCTACTGGGCCTTATCGCCATTGCGGCCTGTCTAGGACATATTTACCCGGTCTTTTTCCATTTCCGTGGCGGCAAAGGGGTGGCGACCGCACTGGGCGCCATGGCCCCGATTGGTTTGAGCTTAACTGGCCTGCTGGTGGTGACCTGGGGGTTGGTGCTTGTGTTGACGGGCTACTCGTCACTCAGTGCGATTGTGACAGCGATCGTCGCCCCGCTATTTACCTGGTGGATAAAGCCGCAATTTACCATGCCCGTTGCCATGCTTTCGTGTTTGATTTTGTTTCGTCACTACGACAATATCCGGCGCTTGCTGGATGGTGATGAAAAACCTGTGCTTCTTGGTTGGTGGCGACGTTAGCGACGGGTGAGGGGCAGGTTACGCTAGCGCGTTCGCAGCAAAAAAGGCAGCCTCAGGCTGCCTTTTGTCTGTCTGGTTTGACCAACGACTATGCGTCGGTTTCGACCGCGGCAAGCGTGTCGAGTGGCCAACGTGGCTGGGCTTTTACACCGAGACCCAGATGCTCGCCGTTTTTAAGCCGCTGCATGCCCGCGTAAGCGATCATTGCGCCATTATCGGTACAAAACTCAGGACGAGGATAGAACACATCGCCGCCGCGCTTTTGCGTCAGCGCCTCCAGCTTTTCCCGTAAATGACGGTTGGCACTCACGCCGCCCGCGACCACTAAGCGATTCAGACCGCACTGATCGAGCGCTCGCTTACACTTGATAGCTAAGGTATCGACCACGGCATCTTGAAACGCATAAGCAATATCGGCGCGCGTTTGTTCGTCCGTCTCATTAGCGGCGATGGTATTGGCGGCAAAGGTTTTTAAGCCGGAGAAGCTAAAGTCTAACCCGGGGCGATCGGTCATCGGGCGTGGAAAAGTAAAACGGCCGTGGGTGCCGTTTTCTGCCAATTTCGACAGCAAGGGGCCACCGGGATAATCGAGATTCATCAGTTTAGCCGTTTTATCAAACGCCTCACCGGCGGCGTCGTCAATTGACTCACCAAGAATGCGATATTGACCAATGCCTTTCACTTCGACCAGCTGTGTATGGCCGCCCGAGACCAATAGAGCAATAAATGGAAAAGGCGGCGGGTTATCTTCTAGCATCGGGGCGAGAAGGTGACCTTCCATATGGTGAACGCCCACCGCGGGGACTTGCCATGCATAGGCCAGACTGCGTCCAATGGTTGAGCCAACCAGCAAGGCACCGACTAGGCCGGGGCCCGCGGTATAAGCAATTCCATCAATCTGAGCTGGGGTGAGGTTTGCCTCCGCCATGGCCGCTTTAATCAGCGGCAAGGTTTTTTTAACATGATCGCGCGAGGCAAGTTCAGGCACCACGCCACCATAATCAGCGTGAAGCTTGACTTGGCTGTAAAGTTTATGTGACAGAAGGCCCGCTTGGTCGTCGTAGATGGCGACGCCGGTTTCGTCACAAGATGTCTCTATGCCTAGAATGCGCATCATAACCTCAGAATAACAGCCGATAGATGGAGTGCTTACAGTCATGCTTCACGTATATTGTGATGACCAAAGCGAAGAAGACAGTGTCAGCGCAGGCTGACCGTGCGCGCAATCTTACATGGCTTAGAAGTAATTCGCCAGATGCGCTTTACAATCACCCCCTATTCGGATTAGAATTTCGCACCATTTTTAATCAAGGCTGGCCAATTGTTCGCCAGCAGTAACTGACAACCCCCGAGGTGAAAGGCACATGCCAGTAGTTAAAGTACGTGAAAACGAACCATTTGACGTAGCACTGCGTCGCTTTAAGCGCTCTTGTGAGAAAGCCGGTATTCTTTCTGAAGTTCGTCGTCGTGAGAACTATGAAAAGCCAACGACCGTTCGCAAACGCGCTAAAGCTGCCGCTCAGAAGCGTCACCTGAAGAAGTTGGCCCGCGAAAACCAACGCCGCGTACGTCTGTACTAATAAAGACAGATTCAGGAAGGTGCTATGGAATTGCTTGAACGTCTAAAAGACGCCCAAAAAACGGCGATGAAACAAAAAGACAAGGCGCGTCTCGGGACGCTTCGCCTTGTGATGGCAGCGATTAAACAGCAAGAAGTGGATACCCGTCAGTCGCTAAGCGACGAAGCTATCCTGGCTGTGCTGACCAAAAATGTGAAGCAGCGCCGTGATTCCGTAGCCCAGTACCAAGCAGCCGGTCGTGATGATCTTGCCGAGACAGAGCTTGCCGAGATTGCGGTGATAGAAGAATTTCTACCCCAACCGTTAAGCGATGACGAGGTCGATGCATTGGTGAAAGCAGCGGTTGAGAAAGCCGGTGCATCGTCAATGCAAGACATGGGCAAAGTAATGGGGGTGTTAAAACCCCAAGTTCAAGGCTGTGCTGATATGGGAAAAGTAAGCCAGCGTGTTAAAGCACACCTAGGCTAGTCTTTTCCCACTCTATAACAAGCCGTGCTTTCCTTATTTGGACGGCGCGGCTTGTTTGCTTCTCTCCCTATAAATTTCAGGTTATGGCAGGCAGAATCCCGCGCGCATTCATTGATGACTTGCTTTCACGTCTCGACATCGTTGAGATCATTGATGCACGGGTCAAGCTCAAGAAAAAAGGCAAAAACTACAGTGCCTGTTGCCCTTTCCATAACGAAAAGACGCCTTCATTCAGTGTAAGCCAAGACAAGCAGTTTTATCACTGCTTCGGATGTGGTGTGCACGGCAATGCTATCGACTTTGTGATGGAATTCGAGCGACTGGAGTTTCCTGATGCCATCGAAGAGCTCGCCAGCACCTTAGGCTTAGAGGTACCTCGTGAGCAAACCGGGGGCGGCAACACGCGTCCGAGTATGCCCAGTGATGACAAGCGTCAGATCTACGAGATGATGGAAGCCATTGCGCGTACCTACAGTGGCGAACTACGCACTGATGCGGGGCAAGTGGCCATTGATTACCTCAAACAGCGTGGTCTATCCGGCGAAGTAGTTAAGCAATTTGGTATTGGCTTTGTCCCGGATAAATGGGACACCATTAAGCGCCGCTTTGGTCGCAATCAAGCTGATATTCGTCAGTTGCTCACCGCTGGCATGTTGATTGAGAACGATAACGGCCATAGCTACGACAGGTTCCGTGGCCGCGTGATGTTCCCAATCCGTGATCGCCGTGGGCGAGTAATCGGTTTTGGTGGCCGTGTATTAGGGGATGGCACCCCCAAATACCTTAACTCGCCAGAAACGCCGATTTTCCATAAAGGGCGTGAGCTATACGGCTTGTATGAGGTGATGCAACGCTATCGCCATCCCGAGCGTATACTCGTGGTAGAAGGGTACATGGACGTGGTCGCGTTGGCGCAATTTGGCGTGGATTATGCGGTGGCCTCCTTGGGCACCTCGACCACGGGCGAGCATATTCAAACCCTTTTCCGGCAAACCGGTACTATACTGTGTTGCTACGACGGCGATAGAGCAGGACGCGATGCCGCTTGGCGGGCGATGGAGCAAGCGCTGCCTTATATCCACGATGGCCGCCAGTTAAAATTTATGTTTTTGCCTGACGGTGACGACCCGGACTCTATCATCCGCCAAGAAGGCAAAGAAGGGTTTGAGCAGCGTCTGGGCGAGGCGCAGAGTTTATCGACCTTTATGTTTACCACCTTGCTCAAGCAGGTGGATACCAGTAGCCAAGAGGGGAAAGCCAAGCTGGCGAATTTGGCGGTGCCGCTGATTGAAAAGGTGCCGGGTGATACCTTGCGGCTTTACTTGCGTAATACCCTAGGACAGAAGCTGGGGATTATGGATGATCATCAGCTTGATACCCTGATTCGTCGTCAGGGTCAGCCGGTGAAAGTGCATGGTCAACAGGACATTAAGCGCACGCCGATGCGTGAGGTGATTGCGCTGTTAGTGCAGTACCCCAAACTCGGCCAAGAAGTGCCGCCGTTGCCATCGGCCGATACCATTGATTTACCCGGGTTAGCGTTGTTAAACCCCATCCTTGAGATTTGCCGACAGCGCCCCCATATCACTACCGGTCAGTTGCTAGAGCACTGGCGGGGAACCAAGCAAGAAGCCTTGCTAGCCCGGTTGGCTGGCTGGGATCTACATGTTGACGATGAAAATGCGTCAGAACTTTTTTGCGATTCACTGGATAAAATACTCGCCCAGTGTGTCGAACAACAAATAGCCAAGTTGCAAGCGAAGTCAAATACCGTCGGCTTATCAGTCGAAGAGAAGCGGGAACTGATGCTACTGATACAGAGCCAGTCCGTTTAGAAAGTAGCCAGCAAAGGTGACATTTGTTAAAATTGGCGGTTTGCGTTTCCGCATACTAAATTCTTCACTCAGACCCGAAGTTGGATATCGTCTATGGATCAAAATCCGCAGTCACAGCTGAAGTTGCTTGTCGCAAAAGGCAAGGAGCAAGGCTATCTGACCTATGCCGAAGTTAATGACCACCTCCCGGAAGACATTGTCGATTCCGACCAAATAGAAGACATCATTCAGATGATTAACGACATGGGCATTCAAGTGGTGGAATCCGCCCCTGATGCCGATGAGCTAATGATGTCAGAAACCGTGGCCGACGAAGACGCAGCCGAAGAAGCGGCGGCGGCACTTTCTAGCGTGGAGAGTGAAATCGGTCGCACCACGGATCCTGTTCGCATGTATATGCGAGAAATGGGCACGGTTGAGCTGTTGACCCGTGAGGGTGAGATCGATATCGCCAAGCGTATCGAAGACGGCATCAACCAGGTGCAGTGTTCGGTGGCAGAATATCCGGCCTCGATTGCCTCACTGCTTGATCAGTTCGATAAAGTGGAAGCGGAAGAGCTTCGCTTAACCGACATTATTTCTGGTTTTATCGATCCAGACCAGGATGACGTCGCGCCCACGGCGACCCATATCGGCTCCGAGCTCAGCGAAAAAGAGCTTGATGACGAAGATGATGAAGACGAAGAAAAAGACGATACCGACGAAGACGATGAGAGTGATGAAGATGTTGGTATCGATCCTGAACTGGCGCGTGAGAAGTTCAGCGAGCTTCGTCGTACCTATGCGGCGATGGAAACCGCGATCCAACAGTACGGTCGTTATGATGAGCGTACTAAAGCGTCGATCGATGCGCTGTCTGAAACGTTTAAGCAGTTCCGTCTGATCCCCAAGCAGTTTGATCGTCTGGTTAATGACATGCGTCAAACCATGGACAAGGTGCGCACCCAAGAGCGTTTGGTGATGCGTCTTTGTGTCGACCAGGCCAAAATGCCGAAGAAAACCTTCGTGCAACTGTTTGCGGGCAATGAGTCATCGGATGCATGGATTGACGAAGCGCTGAACTCTGGCAAGCCTTACGCAGAGCGTGTGGCGCGTTACGAAGAAGATCTTCGCCGCTGTGTGCAGAAGCTGAAGATTATCGAAGAAGAGACGGGCTTGTCGGTCGAGCGGATCAAAGACATCAGCCGTCGCATGTCTATCGGTGAAGCGAAAGCACGCCGTGCGAAAAAAGAAATGGTTGAGGCCAACCTACGTCTGGTTATTTCGATTGCTAAGAAATACACCAACCGTGGCCTACAGTTCTTGGACCTTATCCAGGAAGGTAACATTGGCTTGATGAAAGCGGTCGATAAGTTTGAATATCGCCGTGGCTATAAGTTCTCAACCTATGCGACTTGGTGGATCCGTCAGGCAATCACGCGCTCGATTGCTGACCAAGCGCGAACCATCCGTATTCCGGTGCACATGATTGAGACCATCAACAAGCTCAATCGCATTTCGCGTCAGATGCTTCAGGAAATGGGCCGAGAGCCGTTGCCTGAAGAGCTGGCTGAACGGATGTTGATGCCGGAAGACAAAATTCGCAAGGTATTGAAGATCGCTAAAGAGCCGATCTCGATGGAAACCCCAATTGGTGATGACGAAGATTCACACTTGGGTGACTTTATCGAGGACACGACCTTGGAGCTACCGATGGATTCGGCGACGTCGAACAATCTTAAGATGGCGACCAATGATGTGCTGGCCGGTCTGACACCGCGTGAAGCGAAAGTCCTGCGTATGCGCTTTGGTATTGAAATGAATACCGACCATACCCTGGAAGAAGTGGGTAAGCAGTTTGATGTGACCCGTGAACGTATTCGCCAGATTGAGGCGAAAGCGCTGCGTAAGTTACGTCACCCAAGCCGCTCTGAGACATTGCGTAGTTTCTTGGACGAGTAATGACGCGGTTTCAAGCTATCCAATGAGAAAGGCGAGCCAGGTGGCTCGCCTTTTTTATACGACAGAGGCTAAGTAATAAATAAGGTAGCCAGCCCTAAAAAGGCGAGCAGACCGACCACATCGGTGACCGTGGTCAGCGCCATCCCCCCGCCAATGCCGGATCGATATTGTACTTTTTCAGCAACGTCGGTATCGCTACCCCAGCAATACCTGCGACAAACAGGTTAACCATCATCGCGCCTGAGATGATCAAGCCCAGCTCAATATTACCTTTCCATAACACCACTACACCGCCAATGATCATCGACCACACTAGGCCGTTAATCATGCCGACAGTGGCTTCTTTGGCCAACAGCCAGCGGGTGTTGGAATCACCAATATGGCCAACGGCCAGGCCGCGAATCACCAAGGCGACGGTCTGGTTACCGGCCACACCGCCCATGGAGGGAACAATGGTCATCAACACCGCAATCGCCGCCATTTTATCCAGGGTCCCTTCAAACATGTTGGACACCGAGGCCGCGGTTAACGCTGCCAACACATTGATCCCTAGCCAAATACTACGGCGACGCGCACTTTTAAACGCGGGGGCAAAGGTGTCTTCCTCGTCATCAAGACCTGCCATGCTCATCATTGAGTGTTCAGCGTCTTCACGAATAATGTCTACCACATCATCAATGGTGATCCGACCAACCAAGTGATTATGCTCATCCACCACGGGCGCAGAGACCCAATTACGGCGTTCAAACAAGCTGGCGACATCCCCGTCGTCCATGGTGACACTGATCGCTTCATCCGGGGCATCCATGATGTCAGCGATATCGGTATCCGGCTGGTTAACCAACAGGGCACTGATCGGCAAGTTACCAATCAAGCGGCCGTTGGGGTCGATCACATACAGGGTATCTGTGGTGTCGGGTAACTCACCGCGCATCCGCAAATAGCGCAATACCACATCCACGGTGACATCATCACGGATAGTGATGACGTCCGTGTTCATGATCCCGCCAGCGGACTCCTCGGGGTAAGAAAGGGCTTGCTGTACCCGCGTCCTGTCTTGGGCGTCCATTTCCGCCAGCACGTCTTGGGACACGTCTTGCGGTAGGCTGCGGAGCAAGTAAGCCACATCATCGGTTTCCATCCCCTCCGTCGCTGCCGCGAGCTGGTCAGGGGCCATGCGAACCATGATGCCGTCTTTCACATCTTCTGATAGCTCATCAAGGATCTCACCTTGATCTTCAGGATCGGTGAGCTGCCAAAGCACTAGACGGCCTTTCGGTGGAGAGGCCTCTAAAAGGTGTGCTATGTCTTCTGGCTCCATGTCCTCGAGCATACGGCGTACGCGAACGAACATCCCTTGCTCGAGCAATTGAGTGACTTCTTGGAGCCGTTGGTGGGTTAGGTTACTTTGTTCTTGTTCTAGTGTTTCTGCCATCGGCCACTCCCCCAAATGCAATGACTAAAATTCTAACCCAATCAGGGGAGTCTGTCGCATGACAAATCGGTTATCGGCGGGATTTAGCGCGATTCAACGCGCTGGTCTGCGCAGTGGCATAGAAGGGGAGACGATTTAGCTGTCTTCGTCGAAGCCGGCTTCAAATAATGCTTTCACGGCATCGAGAGCAGGCGATGCTTGTGGGCCAGTGGCTGAAACGGTAATGGTTTCACCTTGCGCCGATTCCAGCATCAGCATCGCCATCACACTGTCAGCCGTCGCGGATTTATCCGCGCTTTGCAGTATCACATCAGCATCATAATCTTGCATCAGTTCCACTAATTTGATCGCCGCGCGCGCATGCAAACCTAAGCGGTTACGAATACACACTTGAGCCGATATCGAGGTCACTGTTTTTGCTCCAAGGTACGGTGACGTGTTTGCACTTGCTCGCCCAGCTCCTGAAAATAATCCGATAAGTATTGCGCGACATACACCGAGCGGTGTTTGCCCCCAGTACAGCCAATCGCCACGGTGACATAACTACGGTTGTTATTTTTAAGCGCAGGTAACCAAGACTCGAGAAACCCTTTAATCTGCGCCACTAACATTGCCACGTCAGGCTGGGCGGCAAGAAACATACGCACCGGTTTTTCCAAGCCAGTATGAGGGCGGAGCGCGGGCTCCCAGTGTGGATTGGGGAGAAAGCGAACATCAAACACATAATCGGCATCGGCAGGCAAGCCATGTTTAAAGCCAAAAGATTCAAACACCATCACCAAATCACTACTGGTGCGACCTAGCACCAATGAACGTACGGACTCACTTAAGTCGTGAATCGACAAGCCCGTGGTGTTAATCACCCGATCCGCGTGCTCTTTAATTGGCGCCATCTGCTGACGCTCGGCCAAAATGGCTTGCTCTAAAGAAAGGTTTTGGCGAGACAGTGGATGCAACCGACGCGTTTCACTGAAGCGTTTAATCAGATCTTTATCGTCGGCGTCTAAATAGTACACAGTAACATCGCAGATGTCGCGCAGCGCCGCCAAGGTGTCGGCAACCGGTTCTTTAGCGTTAGGGAAATTGCGAATATCGAGACTGACCGCAATCTTGGCGTCCACATCGTCTTGAGAGACCACAAAGTCACGCAGTAAGTTGACGGGCAGGTTATCAACGCAGTAATAGCCAAGATCTTCCAGCACCCGCAATGCCACTGACTTTCCTGAGCCGGAACGGCCACTAACAATTTTTAGCATCATAGTTCGCTCCCGTCAGCATTGCCCATTATTGGGTAATGATATTGTACAGCTCTTGGTCTGAATTAGCATTGCGCAGTTGACGACACAGCTTTTTGTCATTCAACTTCTCGGCAATCGCGGACAGGGTTTGCAGGTGTACCTTGCACTGCTCGTCGGGCACCAGTAGCGCGAACAGCAGATCGACAGGCCGTTTGTCCACCGCATCAAACTCAATGGGCTGGGCGCATTGTAGCAGCACCCCCACGGCATGTTGGCTATCGAGTGTGCGACCATGGGGAATGGCAATCCCCGCTCCTATGCCGGTCGTCCCCAGCTTTTCGCGACTTAGCATGCATTCAAACAAGGTTTGTGCGTTGGTGCCTAGCTTGTCCGCAGCAACCTGGCTGATAATTTCCAGTGCGCGTTTCTTGCTAGAGCAGTGGACGGCACTGCGGGTGCAGTCCACTGACAGTACTTCTTTCAGTTCCATAGCTTAGTGCTGTTTGAGCTTTTCTTTGTGTTTACTCAGTTGCTTGACCAGCTTATCGGTCAGCCCATCGATGGCCGCATACATATCATGCGATTGTGCTTTTGCATGGATCTCCCCGTTGTTGACGTGGAGCGTTGCTTCTGCAATCTGGTCGAGCTTTTGGACATTCAGTACAACATGGACATTATTAATGTGCTCGAAAAAGCGCTCGAGTTTAGCAAACTTGGTCTCCACATACTCGCGTAGTGGTGGCGTGACGTCGACAGACTGTCCGGTCAGATTGATTTGCATACACACTTTCCTTCTGTTGAGGCGCCTATAGTAGACGCTTACGCTGGTTTGACGGTGCAATACCTAGAGATTCTCGGTACTTAGCAATGGTCCGTCGTGCAACTTTAATGCCTTGCTCGGCCAGCAATGTGGCAATCTTACTGTCGCTAAGCGGCTTATTAGCCGGCTCGTCAGCGACCAATTTTTTGATCAGTGCGCGAATTGCTGTGGATGAGCACTCGCCGCCATTGTCGGTACTGACGTGACTAGAGAAAAAGTACTTCAGCTCGAAAATACCGCGTGGCGTATGCATGAACTTTTGGGTGGTCACACGGGAGATGGTTGATTCATGCATATCGACATCCAAGGCGATGTCGTTAAGCACCATCGGCTTCATGGCCTCTTCCCCATACTCAAAGAAGTCATGCTGATGTTCGACAATACAGCGTGCTACCTTCAGCAAGGTGTCATTGCGGCTCTCGAGGCTTTTGATCAGCCACTTGGCTTCTTGCAGGTGTGAGCGAATAAACTGGCTATCAGAAGGGCTACACCCATTACGGCCATAGGCGGCGTATTGCTCATTCACTTTTAGTTTGGGCACACTATCTGGGTTGATTTGAACCACCCACTGACCTTGATGCTTAAACACGGAGACATCAGGGACGACGTATTCGGCCTCGTTGGTCACAATCAAGTTACCTGGGCGTGGCTCGAGGCTATGAATCAATTGCATCACGGATTTAAGCTCAGGCTCTTTTAGCCGGGTTTCACGCATCAACTGGCGATAATCACGGTTGGCGAGCAAGTCCATGTGTTCGGTGAGCACCTTCCGCGCGTCATCCAGCCAAGGGGTATCGGCGTCGTAGGTTGCCAGTTGCAGCATCAAGCACTCTTGCAGTGTGCGAGAGGCAACGCCTAGGGGATCAAAATGCTGCACGCGTTTGAGCACCGCTTCGACTTCGTCAAGTTCAATCTCTTCGCTGCCTAAGCTATCGAGGATCTCTTCGGTACTCACTGACAGGTAACCTTGATCGTCCACCGCATCAATGATCGCCATCGCAATCACCTGATCGTTTTCCGAAAAAGGCGTCAGCTCGAGCTGCCATTTTAAGTAGTCGTATAGCGTTTGGGTGGTTTCGCCTTGATAAACCGGTTGGTCGTCGTATCCGCTGGCACCTGCGCCCGTGTTGCCCGTGCCAGCCGAGTAGAGATGATCCCAGGTAGTATCGACCGGGAGATCGTCTGGCATTTCGTTCTTTTCAAACGCGTCAGAGGTTTCCATGGTGTCGGCGCTGGCGGTTGCAGTTTCTTGTGCGTCCGCGTCTTTATCATGGGATGGCTCGTGCTGAGTGGCCTCTTGCTCTTGGCCCTCGTCATGCTCCAACAGCGGGTTACTTTCCAACGCTTCTTGGATTTCCTGTTGCAAGTCCAGCGTCGACAGTTGCAACAGACGGATCGCCTGTTGCAACTGCGGTGTCATTGCGAGTTGTTGTCCAAGCTTAAGCTGAAGCGTGGGTTTCATAGAGGCGGTACACCTTTCCTTATTTCAACGACCGAAGAGGTTAAAAACGCTTGCTCTGGCTAACAGGGCAAGCGCTCTTTAGTAACTATAGCCTTGATTGGCAGTTTGTAGCGTGAGCCAGTCCACTATATTTTATCCGAACACGCTCACCAAGCTGGCATGATCGGGCGCACTAGAGTTTGAATTGATCACCCAAATAGACCCGTTTGACATGCTCATCATTAAGCACTTCATCAGGGGTGCCGTGTGCAATCAAGTGTCCTTGGCTGACAATGTAAGCATGTTCACAGACACTGAGCGTTTCGCGCACATTGTGGTCGGTGATCAATACGCCTAAGCCACGATCACGTAAATGCTCGATGATTTTCTTAATATCGATCACCGATATCGGATCGACCCCGGCAAAGGGCTCATCCAGCAAAATAAATTTCGGATTGGCGGCCAATGCACGCGCGATTTCTACCCGACGGCGTTCACCGCCGGATAAGGCCATCCCCAAGCTGTCACGGATATGCTGGATATTAAACTCATCGAGCAAATCTTCTGCCTTGTCTTGGCGCTCTTCTTTGCTTAGCGACTTACGGGTTTGTAGCACCGCCATCAGGTTATCGTAGACGCTCAGCTTACGAAATATCGACGCCTCTTGTGGCAAGTAGCCGATCCCCAAGCGTGAGCGGTTATGCATCGGCTGAATGCTGATGTCTTTGTCATCGATATAGATGGCCCCTTCGTCACGAGCGACCAAGCCGACAATCATGTAAAAC includes:
- the plsY gene encoding glycerol-3-phosphate 1-O-acyltransferase PlsY, translated to MTALAIAIIIAAYLLGSVSSAVLVCRAFGLPDPRDQGSKNPGATNVYRLGGRFAAAWVLLCDMLKGMIPVWLSYLIGINPFLLGLIAIAACLGHIYPVFFHFRGGKGVATALGAMAPIGLSLTGLLVVTWGLVLVLTGYSSLSAIVTAIVAPLFTWWIKPQFTMPVAMLSCLILFRHYDNIRRLLDGDEKPVLLGWWRR
- the ptsN gene encoding PTS IIA-like nitrogen regulatory protein PtsN, translated to MELKEVLSVDCTRSAVHCSSKKRALEIISQVAADKLGTNAQTLFECMLSREKLGTTGIGAGIAIPHGRTLDSQHAVGVLLQCAQPIEFDAVDKRPVDLLFALLVPDEQCKVHLQTLSAIAEKLNDKKLCRQLRNANSDQELYNIITQ
- the rapZ gene encoding RNase adapter RapZ, whose amino-acid sequence is MMLKIVSGRSGSGKSVALRVLEDLGYYCVDNLPVNLLRDFVVSQDDVDAKIAVSLDIRNFPNAKEPVADTLAALRDICDVTVYYLDADDKDLIKRFSETRRLHPLSRQNLSLEQAILAERQQMAPIKEHADRVINTTGLSIHDLSESVRSLVLGRTSSDLVMVFESFGFKHGLPADADYVFDVRFLPNPHWEPALRPHTGLEKPVRMFLAAQPDVAMLVAQIKGFLESWLPALKNNNRSYVTVAIGCTGGKHRSVYVAQYLSDYFQELGEQVQTRHRTLEQKQ
- the dnaG gene encoding DNA primase, translated to MAGRIPRAFIDDLLSRLDIVEIIDARVKLKKKGKNYSACCPFHNEKTPSFSVSQDKQFYHCFGCGVHGNAIDFVMEFERLEFPDAIEELASTLGLEVPREQTGGGNTRPSMPSDDKRQIYEMMEAIARTYSGELRTDAGQVAIDYLKQRGLSGEVVKQFGIGFVPDKWDTIKRRFGRNQADIRQLLTAGMLIENDNGHSYDRFRGRVMFPIRDRRGRVIGFGGRVLGDGTPKYLNSPETPIFHKGRELYGLYEVMQRYRHPERILVVEGYMDVVALAQFGVDYAVASLGTSTTGEHIQTLFRQTGTILCCYDGDRAGRDAAWRAMEQALPYIHDGRQLKFMFLPDGDDPDSIIRQEGKEGFEQRLGEAQSLSTFMFTTLLKQVDTSSQEGKAKLANLAVPLIEKVPGDTLRLYLRNTLGQKLGIMDDHQLDTLIRRQGQPVKVHGQQDIKRTPMREVIALLVQYPKLGQEVPPLPSADTIDLPGLALLNPILEICRQRPHITTGQLLEHWRGTKQEALLARLAGWDLHVDDENASELFCDSLDKILAQCVEQQIAKLQAKSNTVGLSVEEKRELMLLIQSQSV
- the hpf gene encoding ribosome hibernation promoting factor; the protein is MQINLTGQSVDVTPPLREYVETKFAKLERFFEHINNVHVVLNVQKLDQIAEATLHVNNGEIHAKAQSHDMYAAIDGLTDKLVKQLSKHKEKLKQH
- the folB gene encoding dihydroneopterin aldolase, with protein sequence MDSVFIEQLDVYTTIGVYDWEQTIQQKLVFDIEMAHDNQPAAQQDDVALALDYASISEAVIAHVQASRCALIERVAEEVAQLIQTQFGVSWIRVRVAKPGAVAQARNVGVVIERGTR
- the tsaD gene encoding tRNA (adenosine(37)-N6)-threonylcarbamoyltransferase complex transferase subunit TsaD — encoded protein: MRILGIETSCDETGVAIYDDQAGLLSHKLYSQVKLHADYGGVVPELASRDHVKKTLPLIKAAMAEANLTPAQIDGIAYTAGPGLVGALLVGSTIGRSLAYAWQVPAVGVHHMEGHLLAPMLEDNPPPFPFIALLVSGGHTQLVEVKGIGQYRILGESIDDAAGEAFDKTAKLMNLDYPGGPLLSKLAENGTHGRFTFPRPMTDRPGLDFSFSGLKTFAANTIAANETDEQTRADIAYAFQDAVVDTLAIKCKRALDQCGLNRLVVAGGVSANRHLREKLEALTQKRGGDVFYPRPEFCTDNGAMIAYAGMQRLKNGEHLGLGVKAQPRWPLDTLAAVETDA
- a CDS encoding HPr family phosphocarrier protein; amino-acid sequence: MTSISAQVCIRNRLGLHARAAIKLVELMQDYDADVILQSADKSATADSVMAMLMLESAQGETITVSATGPQASPALDAVKALFEAGFDEDS
- the rpsU gene encoding 30S ribosomal protein S21 translates to MPVVKVRENEPFDVALRRFKRSCEKAGILSEVRRRENYEKPTTVRKRAKAAAQKRHLKKLARENQRRVRLY
- a CDS encoding GatB/YqeY domain-containing protein, translated to MELLERLKDAQKTAMKQKDKARLGTLRLVMAAIKQQEVDTRQSLSDEAILAVLTKNVKQRRDSVAQYQAAGRDDLAETELAEIAVIEEFLPQPLSDDEVDALVKAAVEKAGASSMQDMGKVMGVLKPQVQGCADMGKVSQRVKAHLG
- the rpoD gene encoding RNA polymerase sigma factor RpoD, which encodes MDQNPQSQLKLLVAKGKEQGYLTYAEVNDHLPEDIVDSDQIEDIIQMINDMGIQVVESAPDADELMMSETVADEDAAEEAAAALSSVESEIGRTTDPVRMYMREMGTVELLTREGEIDIAKRIEDGINQVQCSVAEYPASIASLLDQFDKVEAEELRLTDIISGFIDPDQDDVAPTATHIGSELSEKELDDEDDEDEEKDDTDEDDESDEDVGIDPELAREKFSELRRTYAAMETAIQQYGRYDERTKASIDALSETFKQFRLIPKQFDRLVNDMRQTMDKVRTQERLVMRLCVDQAKMPKKTFVQLFAGNESSDAWIDEALNSGKPYAERVARYEEDLRRCVQKLKIIEEETGLSVERIKDISRRMSIGEAKARRAKKEMVEANLRLVISIAKKYTNRGLQFLDLIQEGNIGLMKAVDKFEYRRGYKFSTYATWWIRQAITRSIADQARTIRIPVHMIETINKLNRISRQMLQEMGREPLPEELAERMLMPEDKIRKVLKIAKEPISMETPIGDDEDSHLGDFIEDTTLELPMDSATSNNLKMATNDVLAGLTPREAKVLRMRFGIEMNTDHTLEEVGKQFDVTRERIRQIEAKALRKLRHPSRSETLRSFLDE